From a single Solanum dulcamara chromosome 4, daSolDulc1.2, whole genome shotgun sequence genomic region:
- the LOC129885245 gene encoding glutamate receptor 3.2-like isoform X2: MNLKWFVFVFLCFIGQSSQEQREANEVKIGAIFSFGTTNGKVARIAMEAAVQDVNSDPSLLGGRKLALTLHDSNYSGFLGIIGALQFMETDTVAVIGPQSSVMAHVLSHLVNELHVPLLSFTALDPTLSPLQYPYFIQTAPNDLLLMTAVADMISYFQYREVVAIFSDDDQGKNSITALGDKLAERLCKISYKAILPPEPISSYDLIVDQLVKVTSMESRVIVLHTLSITGLKVFEVAHELGMMTSEYVWIATSWLSSTLDSISVSPKVAASIQGALTFRSHTPDSPKKRAFSSRWNKLSNGSIALNVYGLYAYDTVWMIAHAVKEFFDHGGKITYSNDSNLNSFAGKTMNLAALSIFDGGNQLLSNILKTNMTGVSGPISFNPDRSMPRPSFDVLNVVGKGLLRQIGYWCNYSGLSVVPPESLYAKPANRSSSTQRLDQVIWPGQTTKRPRGWIFPDNGRPLRIGVPRRVSYKAFVSEEEGSGVVHGYSIDVFLAALKCLPYPVPHKFIMFGDGHKNPSYSQLVNMITVDVFDAAVGDITIVTNRTKILDFSQPYADSGLVVVVHVKKIRSIAWAFLRPFTPLTWGVIAAFCLVVGAVVWILEHKYNDEFRGPPKKQMVTILWFSFSTVFGAPRENTVSTLGRIVLLIWLFVILIITSSYTASLTSFLTVQQLSSSIQGIESLVTSNDAIGYQAFPRDSPLAIDMSTAILQLSENGELEKIRKKWLNRKVCGGQSSAADSEQLPLKSFWGLFLISGVTCCFALLVYFCLMLHQFKRHFPELMQLSTASRTKISHSIRLKKFLSFVDEKAEISANRLKRKRMEMENP, encoded by the exons TGTGTTTGTATTCCTCTGCTTTATTGGACAATCTTCACAAGAGCAGAGAGAAGCTAATGAGGTGAAAATTGGAGCCATCTTTTCGTTTGGCACCACAAACGGCAAAGTTGCCAGAATCGCCATGGAAGCTGCTGTTCAAGACGTCAATTCTGATCCCTCTCTTCTCGGTGGAAGAAAACTTGCTCTCACCCTGCATGATTCAAACTACAGCGGATTCTTAGGGATCATTGGAG CATTACAATTCATGGAGACCGATACTGTAGCTGTAATTGGCCCTCAAAGTTCTGTAATGGCCCACGTACTCTCTCACCTTGTCAACGAACTCCATGTCCCCCTACTATCTTTCACAGCATTGGACCCGACACTATCACCTCTTCAGTACCCCTATTTCATTCAGACCGCTCCCAACGATCTTCTTCTAATGACTGCCGTAGCAGATATGATTAGTTATTTTCAATACAGAGAGGTTGTTGCTATTTTCTCAGACGATGATCAAGGTAAAAATAGTATTACCGCTCTAGGTGATAAACTTGCTGAGAGGCTCTGTAAGATATCTTACAAGGCAATACTTCCCCCTGAACCTATATCTAGTTATGACCTGATCGTGGACCAGTTGGTTAAGGTCACATCAATGGAATCTCGAGTTATTGTTCTACATACACTATCCATAACAGGTCTCAAGGTCTTTGAGGTTGCCCATGAGCTTGGCATGATGACTAGTGAATATGTTTGGATAGCTACTTCTTGGCTTTCCAGTACCCTCGATTCAATTTCTGTTTCACCAAAGGTGGCTGCCTCCATACAAGGTGCTCTCACCTTTCGCTCCCATACACCTGATTCCCCAAAGAAGAGGGCTTTTTCATCAAGGTGGAACAAGTTGAGCAATGGCTCCATAGCTTTGAATGTTTATGGTCTATATGCCTACGATACTGTTTGGATGATTGCCCATGCAGTCAAAGAGTTTTTCGATCATGGAGGCAAAATCACTTACTCCAATGATTCCAATTTGAACAGTTTTGCTGGAAAGACGATGAATCTTGCTGCTCTCAGCATATTTGATGGTGGTAACCAACTGCTTAGTAACATATTAAAGACCAATATGACTGGGGTAAGTGGTCCCATTTCATTTAACCCAGATAGATCCATGCCCCGTCCCTCATTTGATGTTCTCAATGTAGTTGGCAAAGGATTGTTGAGGCAAATAGGATACTGGTGTAACTACTCTGGGCTATCCGTTGTGCCTCCGGAGTCTCTTTATGCCAAACCAGCAAACAGGTCAAGTTCAACTCAACGGTTGGATCAGGTAATATGGCCAGGGCAAACTACAAAAAGACCGCGTGGATGGATATTTCCAGACAATGGTAGGCCATTAAGGATTGGAGTCCCAAGGAGAGTGAGCTACAAAGCTTTTGtttcagaagaagaaggaagtGGAGTGGTCCATGGATACAGCATAGATGTCTTTCTTGCAGCCTTAAAGTGTCTTCCATACCCCGTGCCACATAAATTCATCATGTTTGGCGATGGACACAAAAACCCAAGCTACAGTCAGTTGGTAAACATGATTACAGTCGAT GTATTTGATGCTGCTGTGGGTGACATTACAATTGTAACGAACCGCACAAAGATTTTGGATTTTAGTCAACCATACGCTGATTCGGGGTTAGTGGTGGTGGTACATGTGAAGAAGATAAGATCGATAGCTTGGGCTTTCCTGCGGCCATTTACTCCACTGACGTGGGGAGTCATAGCCGCTTTTTGCCTTGTTGTGGGAGCCGTAGTGTGGATACTAGAACACAAATATAATGATGAATTTCGTGGCCCACCTAAGAAGCAGATGGTCACAATTTTATG GTTTAGTTTCTCAACTGTTTTTGGAGCCCCAA GAGAAAACACAGTGAGCACATTGGGTCGAATCGTACTGCTTATATGGCTATTCGTAATCTTGATAATTACGTCGAGCTATACCGCAAGCTTGACATCGTTTCTAACGGTTCAACAACTCTCCTCATCTATACAAGGAATTGAATCATTGGTAACAAGCAATGACGCAATTGGGTACCAG GCATTTCCGAGAGACTCCCCCTTAGCCATTGACATGTCAACGGCAATCTTGCAATTGTCTGAGAATGGAGAGCTAGAGAAGATCCGCAAGAAGTGGTTAAACAGAAAAGTCTGTGGAGGGCAGAGCTCTGCAGCAGATTCAGAGCAGCTTCCATTAAAGAGCTTTTGGGGTTTATTCCTCATTTCTGGAGTTACCTGCTGTTTTGCTCTGCTTGTATATTTCTGCTTGATGTTGCACCAGTTCAAACGACATTTTCCTGAATTAATGCAGCTTTCTACTGCTA
- the LOC129885245 gene encoding glutamate receptor 3.2-like isoform X1 has product MNLKWFVFVFLCFIGQSSQEQREANEVKIGAIFSFGTTNGKVARIAMEAAVQDVNSDPSLLGGRKLALTLHDSNYSGFLGIIGALQFMETDTVAVIGPQSSVMAHVLSHLVNELHVPLLSFTALDPTLSPLQYPYFIQTAPNDLLLMTAVADMISYFQYREVVAIFSDDDQGKNSITALGDKLAERLCKISYKAILPPEPISSYDLIVDQLVKVTSMESRVIVLHTLSITGLKVFEVAHELGMMTSEYVWIATSWLSSTLDSISVSPKVAASIQGALTFRSHTPDSPKKRAFSSRWNKLSNGSIALNVYGLYAYDTVWMIAHAVKEFFDHGGKITYSNDSNLNSFAGKTMNLAALSIFDGGNQLLSNILKTNMTGVSGPISFNPDRSMPRPSFDVLNVVGKGLLRQIGYWCNYSGLSVVPPESLYAKPANRSSSTQRLDQVIWPGQTTKRPRGWIFPDNGRPLRIGVPRRVSYKAFVSEEEGSGVVHGYSIDVFLAALKCLPYPVPHKFIMFGDGHKNPSYSQLVNMITVDVFDAAVGDITIVTNRTKILDFSQPYADSGLVVVVHVKKIRSIAWAFLRPFTPLTWGVIAAFCLVVGAVVWILEHKYNDEFRGPPKKQMVTILWFSFSTVFGAPRENTVSTLGRIVLLIWLFVILIITSSYTASLTSFLTVQQLSSSIQGIESLVTSNDAIGYQVGSFAENYLFEEVNIAKSRLVPLGSPEEYADALEQGRVAAVVDERPYVDLFLSTYCGFQKVGPEFTKSGWGFAFPRDSPLAIDMSTAILQLSENGELEKIRKKWLNRKVCGGQSSAADSEQLPLKSFWGLFLISGVTCCFALLVYFCLMLHQFKRHFPELMQLSTASRTKISHSIRLKKFLSFVDEKAEISANRLKRKRMEMENP; this is encoded by the exons TGTGTTTGTATTCCTCTGCTTTATTGGACAATCTTCACAAGAGCAGAGAGAAGCTAATGAGGTGAAAATTGGAGCCATCTTTTCGTTTGGCACCACAAACGGCAAAGTTGCCAGAATCGCCATGGAAGCTGCTGTTCAAGACGTCAATTCTGATCCCTCTCTTCTCGGTGGAAGAAAACTTGCTCTCACCCTGCATGATTCAAACTACAGCGGATTCTTAGGGATCATTGGAG CATTACAATTCATGGAGACCGATACTGTAGCTGTAATTGGCCCTCAAAGTTCTGTAATGGCCCACGTACTCTCTCACCTTGTCAACGAACTCCATGTCCCCCTACTATCTTTCACAGCATTGGACCCGACACTATCACCTCTTCAGTACCCCTATTTCATTCAGACCGCTCCCAACGATCTTCTTCTAATGACTGCCGTAGCAGATATGATTAGTTATTTTCAATACAGAGAGGTTGTTGCTATTTTCTCAGACGATGATCAAGGTAAAAATAGTATTACCGCTCTAGGTGATAAACTTGCTGAGAGGCTCTGTAAGATATCTTACAAGGCAATACTTCCCCCTGAACCTATATCTAGTTATGACCTGATCGTGGACCAGTTGGTTAAGGTCACATCAATGGAATCTCGAGTTATTGTTCTACATACACTATCCATAACAGGTCTCAAGGTCTTTGAGGTTGCCCATGAGCTTGGCATGATGACTAGTGAATATGTTTGGATAGCTACTTCTTGGCTTTCCAGTACCCTCGATTCAATTTCTGTTTCACCAAAGGTGGCTGCCTCCATACAAGGTGCTCTCACCTTTCGCTCCCATACACCTGATTCCCCAAAGAAGAGGGCTTTTTCATCAAGGTGGAACAAGTTGAGCAATGGCTCCATAGCTTTGAATGTTTATGGTCTATATGCCTACGATACTGTTTGGATGATTGCCCATGCAGTCAAAGAGTTTTTCGATCATGGAGGCAAAATCACTTACTCCAATGATTCCAATTTGAACAGTTTTGCTGGAAAGACGATGAATCTTGCTGCTCTCAGCATATTTGATGGTGGTAACCAACTGCTTAGTAACATATTAAAGACCAATATGACTGGGGTAAGTGGTCCCATTTCATTTAACCCAGATAGATCCATGCCCCGTCCCTCATTTGATGTTCTCAATGTAGTTGGCAAAGGATTGTTGAGGCAAATAGGATACTGGTGTAACTACTCTGGGCTATCCGTTGTGCCTCCGGAGTCTCTTTATGCCAAACCAGCAAACAGGTCAAGTTCAACTCAACGGTTGGATCAGGTAATATGGCCAGGGCAAACTACAAAAAGACCGCGTGGATGGATATTTCCAGACAATGGTAGGCCATTAAGGATTGGAGTCCCAAGGAGAGTGAGCTACAAAGCTTTTGtttcagaagaagaaggaagtGGAGTGGTCCATGGATACAGCATAGATGTCTTTCTTGCAGCCTTAAAGTGTCTTCCATACCCCGTGCCACATAAATTCATCATGTTTGGCGATGGACACAAAAACCCAAGCTACAGTCAGTTGGTAAACATGATTACAGTCGAT GTATTTGATGCTGCTGTGGGTGACATTACAATTGTAACGAACCGCACAAAGATTTTGGATTTTAGTCAACCATACGCTGATTCGGGGTTAGTGGTGGTGGTACATGTGAAGAAGATAAGATCGATAGCTTGGGCTTTCCTGCGGCCATTTACTCCACTGACGTGGGGAGTCATAGCCGCTTTTTGCCTTGTTGTGGGAGCCGTAGTGTGGATACTAGAACACAAATATAATGATGAATTTCGTGGCCCACCTAAGAAGCAGATGGTCACAATTTTATG GTTTAGTTTCTCAACTGTTTTTGGAGCCCCAA GAGAAAACACAGTGAGCACATTGGGTCGAATCGTACTGCTTATATGGCTATTCGTAATCTTGATAATTACGTCGAGCTATACCGCAAGCTTGACATCGTTTCTAACGGTTCAACAACTCTCCTCATCTATACAAGGAATTGAATCATTGGTAACAAGCAATGACGCAATTGGGTACCAGGTAGGCTCTTTTGCTGAGAACTACTTATTTGAAGAAGTTAACATTGCAAAGTCTAGGCTTGTTCCTCTTGGATCACCAGAAGAATATGCTGATGCCCTTGAACAAGGAAGAGTTGCTGCTGTGGTTGATGAACGTCCATATGTGGATCTATTTTTATCAACTTACTGCGGGTTCCAAAAAGTTGGCCCAGAGTTCACCAAAAGTGGATGGGGATTT GCATTTCCGAGAGACTCCCCCTTAGCCATTGACATGTCAACGGCAATCTTGCAATTGTCTGAGAATGGAGAGCTAGAGAAGATCCGCAAGAAGTGGTTAAACAGAAAAGTCTGTGGAGGGCAGAGCTCTGCAGCAGATTCAGAGCAGCTTCCATTAAAGAGCTTTTGGGGTTTATTCCTCATTTCTGGAGTTACCTGCTGTTTTGCTCTGCTTGTATATTTCTGCTTGATGTTGCACCAGTTCAAACGACATTTTCCTGAATTAATGCAGCTTTCTACTGCTA